Proteins co-encoded in one Kutzneria chonburiensis genomic window:
- a CDS encoding aldehyde dehydrogenase family protein produces MTEYRHYRNGIWAEHSSTFEVREPYSGTLFARVAACGRADAKAAVDAAAAAFDSWAALGPAAKAALFLRAAEIVEARREEIADLLARETGSGSYFANFQQNLVKQTLLQAAQWVYQPAGEVLHSDHPGTHSTVVRRPLGVVASFTPWNGANILSWRAVLQPLAAGNTVVVKPSELAPVSAGLIVAEICEAAGFPPGVVNVVTHAPGEAAPIADEFFENPDVRCINFIGSVQTARMLSERAGRALKRTVMELGGYNPMIVLDDVDLDYAVRCATFSAFFHQGQICMNARKIYVQRGIFDQFLERFVAKTRDLKLGNPADPSTVIGPLITDAAVQSVHSRVTEALAAGAKALTGAAFDGKIYEPTILVDVPDSCAVSTVETFGPVVIVQPVDTAEEAVEQINRSLYGLTSSILTGNTYRGFELAAKVKAGAVHVNIPTIDEEVQAPIGGVRDSGWGRTGTYSLSDFTDLVWVNVESGQRDLPIG; encoded by the coding sequence ATGACCGAATACCGCCACTACCGCAACGGGATCTGGGCTGAGCACTCCTCGACTTTCGAGGTGCGCGAGCCGTATTCAGGCACCCTGTTCGCCCGGGTCGCCGCGTGTGGCCGGGCCGATGCCAAGGCTGCCGTCGACGCGGCCGCCGCCGCTTTCGACTCGTGGGCCGCGCTTGGGCCGGCGGCCAAGGCCGCGTTGTTCCTGCGAGCCGCCGAGATCGTCGAGGCCCGCCGCGAGGAGATCGCCGACCTGCTGGCCCGTGAGACCGGTTCCGGCAGCTACTTCGCCAACTTCCAGCAGAACCTGGTCAAGCAGACCCTGTTGCAGGCCGCGCAATGGGTGTACCAGCCGGCCGGCGAGGTGCTGCACTCCGACCATCCCGGCACGCATTCGACCGTGGTCCGGCGGCCGCTCGGCGTTGTTGCCAGCTTCACGCCGTGGAACGGGGCGAACATCCTGTCGTGGCGGGCCGTGTTGCAGCCGTTGGCCGCCGGCAACACCGTGGTCGTCAAGCCGTCCGAACTGGCCCCGGTGTCGGCCGGCCTGATCGTCGCCGAGATCTGCGAGGCGGCCGGTTTTCCGCCTGGCGTGGTCAATGTCGTCACGCACGCGCCCGGCGAGGCCGCACCCATCGCCGACGAGTTCTTCGAGAACCCCGATGTGCGCTGCATCAACTTCATCGGCAGCGTGCAGACCGCCCGCATGCTGTCCGAGCGGGCCGGGCGGGCGTTGAAGCGGACCGTGATGGAGCTCGGCGGCTACAACCCGATGATCGTGCTCGACGACGTCGACCTCGACTACGCCGTGCGCTGCGCCACCTTCAGTGCTTTCTTCCACCAGGGCCAGATCTGCATGAACGCCCGCAAGATCTACGTACAGCGCGGCATTTTCGACCAGTTCCTCGAGCGTTTCGTCGCCAAGACACGGGACTTGAAGCTCGGCAACCCCGCCGACCCGTCGACCGTGATCGGCCCCTTGATCACCGACGCCGCCGTGCAGTCCGTCCACTCCCGCGTCACCGAGGCCCTCGCCGCCGGCGCGAAAGCGCTTACCGGAGCCGCTTTCGACGGCAAGATCTACGAGCCCACCATCCTGGTCGACGTCCCCGACTCCTGCGCAGTGTCCACAGTGGAGACTTTCGGGCCCGTGGTCATCGTGCAGCCGGTCGACACCGCCGAGGAGGCCGTCGAGCAGATCAACCGCTCGCTCTACGGGCTCACCTCGTCCATCCTCACCGGCAACACCTATCGCGGCTTCGAGCTCGCCGCCAAGGTCAAGGCCGGTGCCGTGCACGTCAACATCCCCACCATCGACGAGGAGGTCCAGGCCCCCATCGGCGGCGTCCGCGACAGCGGTTGGGGCCGCACCGGCACCTACTCCTTGTCCGACTTCACCGACCTGGTCTGGGTGAACGTCGAGAGCGGCCAGCGCGACCTGCCCATCGGCTGA
- a CDS encoding TetR/AcrR family transcriptional regulator, with protein sequence MNPRSVRAHNDVLAATIALLDEGGLPAATVDAISARSGVSKATIYKHWPNRTAVAAEAFGRRMADAMPLPDTGNARDDLAEQVRRVSAFYAGRHGLVFAQLLAATVADPEAAPFFRQFFLDGRRQAVAVLWDRALARGEVKSSVTVETAIDLLFGPLIFRLLTGHAPLTVAEADAIAAAALTGLLA encoded by the coding sequence GTGAATCCGCGCAGTGTCCGCGCGCACAACGACGTGCTTGCGGCCACCATCGCGCTGCTCGACGAGGGCGGCCTGCCGGCAGCCACCGTCGACGCCATCAGTGCCCGTTCCGGCGTGTCCAAGGCCACCATCTACAAGCACTGGCCCAACCGCACCGCCGTCGCCGCCGAGGCCTTCGGCCGGCGGATGGCCGACGCCATGCCGTTGCCCGACACCGGGAACGCCCGTGACGACCTCGCCGAGCAGGTCCGACGAGTCAGCGCCTTCTACGCCGGCCGGCACGGCCTGGTCTTCGCCCAGCTCCTCGCCGCCACCGTCGCCGACCCCGAGGCGGCCCCCTTCTTCCGCCAGTTCTTCCTCGACGGCCGTCGGCAGGCCGTCGCCGTGCTGTGGGACCGGGCGTTGGCTCGCGGCGAGGTCAAGTCCTCGGTGACCGTCGAGACCGCCATCGACCTGCTGTTCGGCCCGTTGATCTTCCGCCTGCTGACCGGCCATGCCCCGCTGACCGTCGCCGAAGCCGACGCCATCGCGGCCGCCGCGCTCACCGGGTTGTTGGCGTAG
- a CDS encoding GntR family transcriptional regulator: protein MRVNTNGGGPRLSALKGRQVLADGVYEQIRTLIMNDGIAPGDRVNIDEVARELDVSGTPVREALARLESEGLVVRLPLRGYRVTELLTRDEVEDMYGLRLLLEPPSAAKAASVMTDRWAAALQAEMASCPVAPDDDSYEDYKALSAHDQRLHQLILHIAGNEAVEAAFERTHCHLHFFRLTYNQTSGVAALAEHREIVDAMIAGKPAQARKAMIGHLETARDRLLVKM, encoded by the coding sequence GTGCGGGTGAATACCAATGGTGGTGGTCCGCGCCTGTCGGCGCTCAAGGGCCGGCAGGTGCTCGCGGACGGCGTCTACGAGCAGATCCGGACGCTGATCATGAACGACGGCATCGCGCCCGGCGACCGGGTCAACATCGACGAGGTGGCGCGGGAGCTCGACGTGTCGGGCACGCCAGTGCGGGAAGCGTTGGCGCGACTGGAGTCCGAGGGGCTGGTCGTGCGCCTGCCGCTGCGCGGCTACCGGGTCACCGAGCTGCTGACCCGGGACGAGGTCGAGGACATGTACGGCCTGCGGCTGCTGCTCGAGCCGCCGAGCGCGGCCAAGGCGGCGTCGGTCATGACCGATCGCTGGGCCGCCGCCCTCCAGGCCGAGATGGCCAGCTGCCCGGTCGCGCCGGACGACGACAGCTATGAGGACTACAAGGCGCTGTCCGCCCACGACCAGCGGTTGCACCAGTTGATCCTGCACATCGCCGGCAACGAGGCGGTGGAGGCGGCGTTCGAACGCACGCACTGCCACCTGCACTTCTTCCGGTTGACGTACAACCAGACCTCGGGCGTCGCCGCGCTGGCCGAGCACCGCGAGATCGTGGACGCGATGATCGCCGGCAAGCCCGCGCAGGCCCGCAAGGCGATGATCGGCCACCTGGAGACGGCGCGGGACCGGCTGCTGGTCAAGATGTGA